A genomic window from Martelella lutilitoris includes:
- a CDS encoding extracellular solute-binding protein, translating to MKRTALALATLMTTTALPAGVFAATELSMWYHGAGNPTESSILEGIVADFNASQDDWEVVLESFPEDSYNGSVTAAALAGNLPDIIDVDGPIMPNWAWSGYMQPLPIDESAIEGFLPGAIGKWDGQIYSIGLWDAALAMMTRQSYLDEYDIRKPTLDDPWTAEEFDDILVKLKDSGDFDYPLNLGMADNGEWYTYAFLPFLQSFGGDLVDRSDYQTAEGVLNGDEAIAFGEWWQSLFERDLAPGTSQDPADHQNGFIDGDYAIDWNGNWTARAKLDAFDDVVFLPAPDFGNGPKIGAASWQLGVSAASEHPEGAAAFIEFALQDKYLAEFSNAIGLVPATEGAAAMSEYYKEGAPLAVFYGLSDAQGTLRPVTPGYVVETSVFQKAISDMANGADVADTLDGAVDEIDTDIDRNQGYGHD from the coding sequence ATGAAGAGAACTGCCCTGGCCCTTGCCACACTGATGACGACCACCGCCCTGCCCGCCGGCGTCTTTGCCGCGACAGAGCTCTCCATGTGGTATCACGGCGCGGGCAACCCGACGGAATCGAGCATTCTCGAAGGGATCGTTGCCGATTTCAACGCAAGCCAGGATGACTGGGAGGTCGTGCTCGAAAGCTTTCCGGAGGATTCCTACAACGGTTCCGTCACCGCTGCGGCGCTTGCCGGAAACCTGCCGGACATCATCGACGTCGACGGGCCGATCATGCCGAACTGGGCCTGGTCCGGCTACATGCAGCCGCTGCCGATCGACGAAAGCGCGATCGAAGGCTTCCTTCCGGGCGCCATCGGCAAATGGGACGGCCAGATCTACTCGATCGGCCTTTGGGACGCCGCGCTGGCGATGATGACGCGCCAGTCCTACCTCGACGAATACGACATCCGCAAACCGACGCTGGACGATCCCTGGACGGCCGAGGAGTTCGACGACATCCTCGTCAAGCTGAAGGACAGCGGCGATTTCGATTATCCGCTGAACCTCGGCATGGCAGACAATGGCGAATGGTACACCTATGCCTTCCTGCCCTTCCTGCAGTCCTTCGGCGGCGATCTGGTCGACCGTTCCGATTACCAGACCGCGGAGGGCGTGCTGAACGGGGACGAGGCAATCGCCTTCGGCGAATGGTGGCAGTCGCTGTTCGAGCGCGACCTTGCGCCCGGCACCAGCCAGGACCCGGCCGACCACCAGAACGGCTTCATCGATGGCGATTATGCCATCGACTGGAACGGCAACTGGACGGCGCGCGCCAAGCTCGATGCCTTTGACGATGTCGTTTTCCTGCCGGCACCCGATTTCGGCAACGGCCCGAAGATCGGCGCGGCAAGCTGGCAGCTCGGCGTCTCGGCGGCGTCCGAACACCCCGAGGGCGCAGCGGCCTTCATCGAATTTGCCCTCCAGGACAAGTATCTCGCCGAGTTCTCCAACGCCATTGGCCTTGTTCCGGCAACCGAGGGCGCTGCCGCAATGTCGGAATACTACAAGGAAGGCGCGCCGCTCGCCGTCTTCTACGGCCTTTCCGACGCGCAGGGCACGCTTCGGCCCGTAACGCCCGGCTATGTGGTCGAAACCAGCGTGTTCCAGAAGGCGATTTCCGACATGGCCAACGGCGCCGATGTCGCCGATACGCTCGACGGCGCGGTCGACGAGATCGACACCGATATCGACCGCAACCAGGGCTACGGCCACGACTGA
- a CDS encoding aldo/keto reductase, with protein MDYVKLGRTGLDVSRLCLGCMTYGVPEAGTHPWSLPEEQSRPFIRKAVEDGINFFDTANVYSAGTSEEIVGRALKEFARREEIVIATKVMNRMHEGPNGMGLSRKAIMQEIDNSLRRLGTDYVDLYQIHRFDYGTPIEETLEALHDVVKAGKARYIGASSMHAWQFATMLATQKANGWAKFVTMQNYVNLLYREEEREMLPLCKAEGIGVIPWSPMARGRLTRPWDTTTGRSETDEFGKTLYAETAESDRKVVNAVAAIANERGVPMARVALAWVLSKPEVSAPIVGASKPHHLDDAEAALALKLTAEEIERLEASYVPHRVVGFK; from the coding sequence ATGGACTATGTGAAGCTCGGCCGCACCGGCCTCGATGTCTCCCGCCTTTGCCTTGGCTGCATGACCTACGGCGTACCGGAGGCTGGCACCCATCCCTGGTCGCTGCCGGAGGAGCAGAGCCGGCCCTTTATCCGCAAGGCGGTCGAGGACGGGATCAACTTCTTCGATACCGCCAATGTCTATTCCGCCGGAACGTCGGAGGAGATCGTCGGCCGCGCGCTGAAGGAATTCGCGCGGCGCGAGGAAATCGTCATCGCCACCAAGGTGATGAACCGCATGCATGAAGGCCCCAACGGCATGGGCCTGTCGCGCAAGGCGATCATGCAGGAGATCGACAATTCGCTCCGCCGTCTCGGAACGGATTACGTCGACCTCTACCAGATCCACCGCTTCGATTATGGCACACCGATCGAGGAGACGCTCGAGGCGCTCCATGATGTGGTGAAGGCCGGGAAGGCGCGCTATATCGGCGCTTCATCCATGCATGCCTGGCAGTTCGCCACCATGCTCGCCACCCAGAAGGCCAATGGCTGGGCAAAGTTCGTCACCATGCAGAACTATGTGAACCTGCTTTACCGCGAGGAAGAGCGCGAGATGCTGCCGCTCTGCAAAGCCGAAGGCATCGGCGTCATTCCCTGGAGCCCGATGGCGCGCGGCCGCCTGACGCGCCCCTGGGACACGACCACGGGCCGTTCGGAGACGGACGAATTCGGCAAGACGCTTTATGCCGAAACGGCCGAATCCGACCGAAAGGTGGTCAATGCCGTCGCCGCAATCGCCAATGAGCGCGGCGTGCCGATGGCCCGCGTGGCGCTCGCCTGGGTCCTGTCGAAGCCCGAGGTTTCCGCCCCGATCGTCGGCGCCTCTAAGCCGCATCATCTTGATGATGCCGAGGCGGCGCTGGCGCTGAAACTGACGGCGGAAGAGATCGAAAGGCTTGAGGCCTCTTACGTCCCGCATCGCGTGGTTGGGTTCAAGTAA